The following coding sequences lie in one Spinacia oleracea cultivar Varoflay chromosome 1, BTI_SOV_V1, whole genome shotgun sequence genomic window:
- the LOC110788385 gene encoding uncharacterized protein gives MASSQAVARKEEAALNELMKQAKEGKPQDEMIFGGWLYNNNTSKKPMKLHTDKIWSGDFHTKYPAVLEESASFVQTEKRENGIKTAVVYSLSTGEDILNQYGFLLAWSDSYTEGKHIRKTYGYCGLMEKFRHIDWEKVEKELDEASSSFTYYDALSRTSMKAAIHANMIYADFM, from the exons ATGGCTTCAAGTCAGGCTGTGGCGAGGAAGGAGGAAGCAGCACTGAATGAGCTAATGAAGCAAGCCAAAGAAGGGAAACCACAAGATGAGATGATATTTGGAGGTTGGTTATACAACAATAACACCAGCAAGAAACCTATGAAGCTTCATACTGACAAGATATGGTCTGGGGATTTCCATACTAAGTATCCGGCTGTTCTCGAAGAATCAGCCAGTTTCGTACAAACTGAGAAAAGGGAGAATGGCATCAAGACTGCTGTGGTGTATTCTCTCAGTACTGGTGAAGATATTTTGAATCAATATGGTTTTCTCTTGGCCTGGTCTGACTCTTACACTGAAGGAAAACACATTAGAAAG ACCTATGGATACTGTGGCCTTATGGAGAAGTTTCGTCACATTGATTGGGAAAaggttgaaaaggaactcgacgAAGCCTCCTCGTCTTTCACGTACTATGACGCTCTTTCTCGAACTTCAATGAAGGCTGCGATTCACGCAAATATGATTTATGCAGATTTCATGTGA